The window CTCACGGGCAGGGGGTTGAGAGATTGAGCCTCTTCTCCAATATCAGCCGGAAGGCCTGGGCGGTGTGGCAGCGCAATCGGGATGTGTTCTTCTTCACCTGGAAGACCAATTTCCTACCCCCCTTCCTTGAGCCCATTCTATACCTGCTTGCCATGGGATTCGGCTTCGGAGTGCTGATCCAGCAGCTGCCTCCTCCTTGGGATCAATATACCTATCCTCAATTCCTCGGACCGGGCCTTATCGCCATCTCCGCCATGTACGGGGCGTTCTTCGAGTGCACCTATGGCTCTTTCGTGCGCATGCATTACCAGAAGACGTTTGACGCCATGGTGGCAACTCCCCTCTCCATAGAGGACGTGATAGCTGGGGAGATCCTCTGGGGCGCCACCAAGAGCTTCATAAATGCCAGCATCGTGGCTCTGGTGGTAGCCGCTTTTGGGCTTCTCTCCTTCCCTACTTTCCTCTTGATAATCCCCGCTACTTTCTTGGCAGGTCTGGCCTTTGGCTCCGTGGCCATGATCTTCACCGCTGTAGTGCCCAACATAGATTCCTTCAATTACCCCTTCTTCTTACTTGTCACCCCCATGTTTCTCTTCAGTGGCACCTTTTTCCCCTTGGAGATACTGCCCGAAGGTGTGCAGGCCGTGGCCTTGGCG of the Methanomassiliicoccales archaeon genome contains:
- a CDS encoding ABC transporter permease; the protein is MSLFSNISRKAWAVWQRNRDVFFFTWKTNFLPPFLEPILYLLAMGFGFGVLIQQLPPPWDQYTYPQFLGPGLIAISAMYGAFFECTYGSFVRMHYQKTFDAMVATPLSIEDVIAGEILWGATKSFINASIVALVVAAFGLLSFPTFLLIIPATFLAGLAFGSVAMIFTAVVPNIDSFNYPFFLLVTPMFLFSGTFFPLEILPEGVQAVALALPLTHTSIIMRDFGLGIFRWMDALSLLYLIALTLITFLAAVRMMRDRLVN